The Limanda limanda chromosome 20, fLimLim1.1, whole genome shotgun sequence genome has a segment encoding these proteins:
- the ccr9b gene encoding C-C chemokine receptor type 9: MDEPLTTLMTTVADYYFTETGTTEDTDYGSGPTEPSGMCNRGWVRDFRGRYEPPLFGIIFILGALGNLMVVWIYSTVRNRLKTMTDVYLLNLAVADLLFLCMLPFWAVDAARGWEFGDGFCKLVSSVYKINLFSSMFLLTCISVDRYIAIVQVTKAQNLKKKRLFYSKLTCLAVWFVSALLALPEFIFAQVKTEPGGKSFCRQSYWNNTDNQTKILVLSLQICMGFCVPLLVMVFCYSVIIRTLLQAKSFEKHKALRVIFVVVLVFILSQLPYNSLLIVEARQAANTTDNCEMLIRLDVAGQVAKSLAYTHACLNPFLYVFVGVRFRQDLLRMVKMCAGGLRTGGWSKAVPKRPSVMSDTDTTPALSI, translated from the exons ATGGATGAGCCACTGACGACTCTTATGACCACGGTCgctgattattattttactgaAACT ggCACCACTGAAGACACAGACTATGGTTCAGGGCCGACTGAACCCTCAGGCATGTGCAACAGAGGGTGGGTCCGGGACTTTCGTGGCCGGTACGAACCCCCTCTCTTCGGGATCATCTTCATCCTCGGTGCCTTGGGTAACCTGATGGTCGTGTGGATCTACTCCACCGTGCGCAACCGTCTGAAAACCATGACCGACGTGTACCTGCTGAACCTGGCTGTGGCCGACCTGCTCTTCCTGTGCATGCTGCCCTTCTGGGCCGTGGACGCCGCCAGGGGCTGGGAGTTCGGCGACGGTTTTTGCAAACTGGTGTCCAGCGTCTACAAGATCAACTTATTCAGCAGCATGTTCCTGCTCACCTGCATCAGCGTGGACCGCTACATCGCTATCGTACAGGTCACCAAGGCCCagaacctgaagaagaagaggctcTTCTACAGTAAGCTCACCTGCTTGGCTGTCTGGTTCGTCTCCGCTCTCCTGGCCCTCCCGGAGTTCATATTTGCTCAGGTGAAGACGGAGCCAGGCGGCAAGTCCTTCTGCCGTCAGAGCTACTGGAACAACACAGACAACCAGACTAAGATCCTGGTGCTGTCCCTGCAGATCTGCATGGGCTTCTGCGTCCCTCTTCTAGTGATGGTGTTCTGTTACTCCGTCATCATACGCACGCTCCTGCAGGCCAAGAGCTTCGAGAAGCACAAGGCCCTGCGCGTCATCTTCGTTGTGGTGCTTGTGTTCATCCTCTCCCAGCTGCCGTACAACAGCCTGCTCATAGTGGAGGCCAGGCAGGCGGCTAACACCACCGACAATTGCGAAATGCTCATTCGTTTAGACGTGGCAGGGCAAGTTGCCAAGAGCCTGGCCTACACGCACGCCTGCCTCAACCCGTTCCTGTACGTCTTCGTTGGAGTCCGCTTCAGACAAGACCTCCTGAGGATGGTGAAGATGTGTGCCGGTGGTCTGAGAACAGGAGGGTGGAGTAAAGCAGTTCCCAAACGTCCCTCTGTCATGTCCGACACTGACACTACCCCGGCTCTGTCCATATAG